The Tenuifilum thalassicum genome includes the window GCTTACCGATTTAACAAATCAAACAGTTAAAAACAACTTTAACTCAGCAACTTTTGGCTACCAAATAGGCTTGGGACTCGATATTCTTAAAAAGGTAACATTAGACGTGAGGTACGAGGGAAATTTAAGCAAGTTAGGTTCTGGCATAACAATTGGTAATAACGAGTATTCTTTCGATCAACGAAATCCTCAAATCCTTTTTAGCGCTGGAATTTTCTTCTAATTATTAAAAATGTTATACTTTTCTTAAGGTCGCAATTTCTATTGCGACCTTTATCATGTAAAAACATCAGTTTATACAAAAATTTAATACGTTTAAGGAAATCTTTAACAAATTTATCTTAAAAGCTTGTTTTTAGATGTAAAAATTAAAATATTTGATTGAATTTGAATTGGTATATAATAATGTCTCCTGTTACCCTAATATTATCCTTAATTGGAGTAGTAGTGCTATCCTCAAGTGTTACTTACTGGTTAGCTTGTAAGGTTAATTTAAAAAACTCATCTAATAAAATTAATTCCAATATTCAATTAAATATGCAGATAGAACAGCTTAGGAACGAAGTTCAGAATTTAAAAATTAGTAATAAAGATCTTCAAATTAAAAATGATGAGCTGATGAGTGTACTATCAAAAGCGCACCTTGAAATTCAACGTTTAGAAAGTTCTGTTCATCATGCCAAAATAAAAGCAGAAGAGGCCGATATTTTAAAGTCTAACTTTTTGGCGAACATGAGCCATGAGATTAGAACACCAATGAATGGTATCTTAGGCTTTGTTCAGCTCTTAAAAGATGAAAATTCTCCTGAAAAGAGAGAAAGGTATATTGATATTATTTACCACAATGGAATGATGCTGGTAAATTTAATTGATGACATTATCGATCTCTCAAAAATTGATGCTGGGCAGCTGAGCATTAATCTAGCCGACTGCAATTTAGACAACTTAATGTTTGAAGTGTACACATTCTTTAATGAGATTAAGTTTAAACAGGAAAAAGAGCACATCAATATAAGGCTATTGAATCTTAACGACGATGAGCGAAATATCCTATATACGGATGCACAACGCTTAAGGCAAGTGCTTGTAAATCTTATAAGCAATGCCTTGAAATTTACAGAGAGGGGTAGTATTGAATTTGGATATGTTATTAATGATGAAAATAGCAATATTGAGTTCTTTGTAAGAGATACAGGAATAGGAATACCTAAGGATAAGCAAGAGATTATTTTTGATAAGTTTCGTCAGATTGAAGAGGGGTCAACACGTAAGTATGGCGGAACTGGAATAGGGCTTTATATCACAAAGCATGTAATTGAACTTTTAGGTGGCAGAATCTGGTTTGAATCAGAGGTAGGAAAAGGCACAACATTCCATTTTACCTTACCTTATCATGAATCTAAGAGTGTAACCGACGGATCGGTAATCTTCAAGGCAAAAGTTCCTGAATATGATTGGACTGGTAAGACCATTTTGATAGCCGAAGATATAGAAACAAACTATAAGTACCTGGCAACCATACTTGCCGATACTAACGCAACATTACTATGGGCAAAAAATGGAAAAGAAACAATCGATTTAGTTCTGGAAGGTACAAAAGTAGACCTTATACTTATGGATATTCAAATGCCTCAAATCGATGGTTATCAGGCTACTACACAAATAAGGCATCACTTTCCATCACTTCCAATAATTGCTCAAACAGCCTATGCTCTACCTCACGATAACTTGAAATGCTTTGAGGTAGGTTGTAACGATTACATATCAAAACCTATTAGTCCAATCCTACTAAAAAAGAAGATAAATGATCAGTTAAACATACGGGTTAAAACGCTTTAACTACCTCTCTTATCTTCACTAGTCGTTCAAGTAATCCTTCCAAGTGATTTAAATTTAGCATATTTGCACCATCGGAAAGAGCTTCTGCAGGGTTAAAATGTGTCTCCATAAAAAGTCCGTCGACGCCAGTTGCTATCGCAGCGCGTGCTATGGTTTCAATCATCTCGGGTCTGCCTCCAGTAACTCCAGATGTTTGATTGGGTTGCTGTAATGAATGAGTTACATCAACAACTACCGGGAAGCCAAATGATTTCATTATGGGGATAGCACGAAAATCAACTATAAGATCGTGATACCCAAACATGGTACCCCTGTCGGTGAGTATTACATTGTTATTTCCAGAATCAACAACCTTTTGAGCAGCAAATCGCATGGAATCGGGCGAAACGAATTGCCCTTTTTTTATGTTGACAAATTTGCCAGTTTTAGCAGCAGCTACAAGCAAATCGGTTTGGCGACAAAGGAATGCGGGGATTTGGAGTACATCAACATATTCAGCAGCCATTTCGGCTTCTGGCGCGCTATGTATATCGGTTACAATTGGCAATCCGAATTTCTTTTTTACTTCTCCAAGAATTTTAAGTGCCTTCTCATCACCAATTCCTGAGAATGAATCAATTCTTGACCGATTTGCCTTTCTATAAGAGGCTTTAAATATGTAAGGTATTTTAAACTTATCAGTTATTTTTGCCACCGTTTCTGCAATCCTAAGCACATTGCTTTCACTTTCTACCACACAAGGTCCGGCCATTAAAAAGAAATTGTTTGTTTCTAAATGTTTAATGCCAGTGATATTTGCTAAATTACTCATATATAAATGTTTATTTGTTGTACTTGTTTTTCCAATAGGCTTTTATCCTACTTGCAATTTCTTGCTCTCGCGGATTGTTTTGAGGTTTATAAATTATTGTCCCCGATAGTTTCTCGGGGAAGAATTCTTGCTCAATGAAGTTATTATCATACGCATGAGCATACTTATAATCGGCTCCGTAACCAATATCTTTCATCAGCTTAGTAGGGGCATTGCGAAGATGTAAAGGAACCGGTTGGTTGCCTGTTTTTTTAACAATACTCTGTGCAGCTTTAATGGCATCGTAGGCTGAATTACTTTTGGGACTTGTTGCAAGGTAAATTGTTGCTTCAGAAAGGATTATACGAGCCTCAGGCATACCAATCATTTGCACAGCTTGAAAACAGCTTGTAGCCATAAGCAGCGCGTTAGGATTCGCTAGCCCAATATCTTCTGATGCAAGAATAACCAGTCGTCGAGCAATGAACTTAGGATCTTCCCCTCCTTCTATCATTCTTGCTAACCAGTAAACCGCTGCATTAGGATCGCTTCCTCGAACCGACTTAATAAAAGCTGATATGATATCATAATGCTGTTCACCATTCTTGTCGTATTGAACTAAGTTCTGCTGGAGAACATTTATTACTTTCTCGTTTGTTATAACAACTTGATTATCCGAATTATATGTCGATGTAACTAACTCGATTATGTTATAAAGTTTTCTTGCATCACCGCCAGAAAACCTAAATAACGCCTC containing:
- a CDS encoding hybrid sensor histidine kinase/response regulator, whose amino-acid sequence is MQIEQLRNEVQNLKISNKDLQIKNDELMSVLSKAHLEIQRLESSVHHAKIKAEEADILKSNFLANMSHEIRTPMNGILGFVQLLKDENSPEKRERYIDIIYHNGMMLVNLIDDIIDLSKIDAGQLSINLADCNLDNLMFEVYTFFNEIKFKQEKEHINIRLLNLNDDERNILYTDAQRLRQVLVNLISNALKFTERGSIEFGYVINDENSNIEFFVRDTGIGIPKDKQEIIFDKFRQIEEGSTRKYGGTGIGLYITKHVIELLGGRIWFESEVGKGTTFHFTLPYHESKSVTDGSVIFKAKVPEYDWTGKTILIAEDIETNYKYLATILADTNATLLWAKNGKETIDLVLEGTKVDLILMDIQMPQIDGYQATTQIRHHFPSLPIIAQTAYALPHDNLKCFEVGCNDYISKPISPILLKKKINDQLNIRVKTL
- the kdsA gene encoding 3-deoxy-8-phosphooctulonate synthase; protein product: MSNLANITGIKHLETNNFFLMAGPCVVESESNVLRIAETVAKITDKFKIPYIFKASYRKANRSRIDSFSGIGDEKALKILGEVKKKFGLPIVTDIHSAPEAEMAAEYVDVLQIPAFLCRQTDLLVAAAKTGKFVNIKKGQFVSPDSMRFAAQKVVDSGNNNVILTDRGTMFGYHDLIVDFRAIPIMKSFGFPVVVDVTHSLQQPNQTSGVTGGRPEMIETIARAAIATGVDGLFMETHFNPAEALSDGANMLNLNHLEGLLERLVKIREVVKAF
- a CDS encoding replication-associated recombination protein A, whose protein sequence is MSYAPLAERMRPKKLEDYIGQEHLVGKDGIIREMINRGSISSFILWGPPGVGKTTLAKVVTNELNRPFYTLSAISSGVKDVREVIEKAKSQKFFNTPPPILFIDEIHRFSKSQQDSLLGAVEQGVFTLIGATTENPSFEVITPLLSRCQVYILKPLSDEELEKLYIRATENDLELKKYKFELKEKEALFRFSGGDARKLYNIIELVTSTYNSDNQVVITNEKVINVLQQNLVQYDKNGEQHYDIISAFIKSVRGSDPNAAVYWLARMIEGGEDPKFIARRLVILASEDIGLANPNALLMATSCFQAVQMIGMPEARIILSEATIYLATSPKSNSAYDAIKAAQSIVKKTGNQPVPLHLRNAPTKLMKDIGYGADYKYAHAYDNNFIEQEFFPEKLSGTIIYKPQNNPREQEIASRIKAYWKNKYNK